From Paenibacillus sp. PK3_47, the proteins below share one genomic window:
- a CDS encoding histidine kinase yields MNAPIRSFRTTILARMVMMYLIIILPVLLLGVYLYNWSYNNASRDLSTATMAQLTDYLGDLTRELDWIEMQQFDILEDNHLNRLAVTWDMMSSVERRTSLNELFQRLATIKTSSDYIKDIRIHVRKIDKTLSVQSAIQSFDTRSYTFFRSIPHKSDKKLISYNGLLHMIAIKQSGVKGDEPLFIVQVELDNRKLRSSLGQVNLYPESRSFLLAEASTFALGNDEETDDILKNNMTALRKVQGRWARFKVDGREYHIDKAFSEPLDLSVANFLPMEEVRRPLAKFKMWAWLFALASLCAVSFYAFMTYRMVHRPLLQLVKGFRRMEDGTLDIQIEHKHSDEFGYLYQRFNQMIAKLQILIDQDFKQKLMMQKAELKQLQSQINPHFLYNSFFILNSLSKTGDVERIGQFTGMLGEYFRFITRNGEDYVKLSEEIRHSRMYTEIQKLRFSRRIQVQFDEMPEEMGEIRVPRLITQPLIENAYEHSLEKMPEEGMLRVSFESSSSEARIIIEDNGNDLDDAGIKLLQEKLLYPLKFPEMTGMMNIHRRISLIHGEGSGLEISRSGLGGLKVIIRICIKGEEDDV; encoded by the coding sequence TTGAATGCACCTATCCGTTCCTTCCGGACGACAATTTTGGCCAGAATGGTCATGATGTATCTGATCATTATTTTACCGGTGCTGCTTCTGGGCGTCTATTTATATAACTGGAGCTACAATAACGCCAGCCGTGATTTATCTACGGCGACTATGGCCCAGCTGACGGATTATCTGGGTGATTTGACCCGTGAGCTGGATTGGATCGAGATGCAGCAGTTCGACATTCTTGAGGATAACCACCTGAACCGTCTTGCGGTTACCTGGGATATGATGAGCAGCGTGGAGAGACGCACAAGCCTAAACGAATTATTTCAGCGTTTGGCCACTATTAAGACAAGCAGTGATTATATCAAGGATATCCGGATTCATGTCCGCAAGATCGATAAAACGCTGTCTGTCCAAAGTGCGATTCAGAGTTTTGACACACGAAGCTATACCTTTTTCCGTTCCATTCCCCACAAGTCGGATAAAAAGCTGATCAGCTATAATGGTCTTCTTCATATGATTGCTATTAAACAAAGCGGAGTAAAGGGCGATGAGCCGCTGTTTATCGTACAGGTTGAGCTGGATAACCGGAAGCTGCGAAGCTCACTGGGCCAGGTTAACCTCTATCCGGAGAGCCGTTCCTTTCTGCTTGCGGAGGCTTCAACGTTCGCGCTGGGAAATGATGAGGAGACGGATGACATTCTTAAGAACAATATGACTGCGCTGCGGAAGGTTCAGGGAAGGTGGGCGCGCTTCAAGGTGGATGGCCGGGAATATCATATTGACAAGGCGTTCTCGGAACCGCTTGATCTGTCAGTGGCTAACTTTCTGCCTATGGAGGAAGTACGGCGGCCGCTGGCCAAATTCAAAATGTGGGCATGGCTGTTTGCCCTGGCTTCCCTGTGCGCCGTTTCCTTCTACGCATTTATGACATACAGAATGGTGCACAGGCCCCTGCTCCAGCTGGTTAAGGGTTTCCGGCGTATGGAGGACGGGACGCTTGATATCCAAATCGAACACAAGCATTCTGACGAATTCGGGTATTTGTACCAGCGCTTCAACCAAATGATAGCCAAGCTGCAAATATTGATTGATCAGGATTTCAAACAAAAGCTGATGATGCAGAAGGCAGAGCTTAAACAGCTGCAGTCGCAGATCAATCCTCATTTTTTGTACAACAGCTTTTTTATCCTGAATTCCCTGTCCAAAACGGGGGATGTGGAACGCATTGGGCAATTTACAGGTATGCTTGGTGAATATTTCCGCTTTATTACCCGCAACGGGGAGGACTACGTGAAGCTGTCTGAGGAAATCCGGCATTCCCGGATGTATACCGAAATCCAGAAGCTTCGCTTTTCCAGGCGTATTCAAGTCCAGTTTGACGAGATGCCGGAAGAGATGGGGGAGATCCGTGTTCCCAGGCTGATTACCCAGCCGCTGATTGAGAACGCCTATGAACACAGTCTTGAAAAAATGCCTGAGGAGGGCATGCTGCGGGTATCCTTTGAATCCTCTTCCAGTGAGGCCCGCATTATTATAGAAGATAACGGTAACGACCTGGACGATGCAGGGATAAAACTGCTTCAGGAAAAACTGCTGTACCCGCTGAAATTCCCGGAGATGACAGGGATGATGAATATTCACCGCAGAATCAGCCTTATTCATGGAGAAGGCAGCGGACTGGAGATTTCACGAAGCGGGCTGGGGGGACTTAAAGTGATCATACGGATTTGCATAAAGGGGGAAGAGGACGATGTATAG
- a CDS encoding extracellular solute-binding protein has translation MDRRTSPGDLSVTQKNEPAFSSYSPPVELSMVREFSDDDDLFDFLPGETLEDNRWTRLYEEELGIKITYDWIADGEVYYKKFGMALASGRIPDVVKVNAQQLRQLSNAGLIQDLSEVYEQNASSFTRETLGEEGSGPFEAATIDGKLMGIPQTASSIEGAQYLWIRTDWLERLGLEPPSTMDELLQLSKAFTEGDPDGNGMDDTYGLAATSYLWDPVAGLANFMAGYGAYPSLWLKDPGGRLVYGGVQPQVKTALASLQKLYAGGQMDPEFSLQDGAKVKKIVGAGKIGIVYGEQWASFWLQLSREQNPQAQWRAYPIVSAAGSKAKVPLPFATNQFFAVKKEYEHPEALVKMFNLYLKTNWGEAADYKTYYSNPYAVWGLSPVTPAPGRKNLNAFYQLEHGRRTGDYSGLSDEAESIKRMIDIYQRGGEDKESGWGWERIYGQEGVFSVLDQYIQNDQLLYESFVGSPTETMLEKNSLLINMQLDTYMDIILGSPLDEFDRFTEEWERFGGTALTTEVNRWYEGQSRKSE, from the coding sequence ATGGACAGGCGGACTTCTCCCGGGGATTTATCTGTTACTCAGAAGAACGAACCGGCCTTCAGCAGTTACTCCCCGCCTGTAGAGCTTTCCATGGTGAGAGAATTTAGTGATGATGACGATCTGTTCGATTTCTTACCCGGGGAAACGCTGGAGGACAACCGCTGGACCCGGCTGTATGAAGAGGAGCTGGGCATCAAGATTACCTACGACTGGATTGCTGACGGTGAGGTCTATTATAAAAAATTTGGAATGGCGCTGGCTTCGGGACGTATTCCGGACGTGGTGAAGGTGAATGCGCAGCAGCTAAGACAGCTCAGCAATGCCGGTCTGATTCAGGATTTGAGTGAAGTCTATGAGCAGAATGCCTCTTCGTTTACAAGAGAGACGCTTGGGGAAGAGGGATCAGGTCCTTTTGAGGCGGCGACCATCGACGGCAAGCTGATGGGGATTCCGCAGACGGCTTCATCCATCGAGGGCGCCCAATATTTGTGGATCCGCACCGATTGGCTGGAACGGCTGGGTCTTGAGCCGCCGAGTACGATGGATGAACTGCTTCAATTATCGAAAGCGTTTACAGAGGGTGATCCTGACGGTAACGGGATGGACGATACATATGGACTGGCTGCTACCAGTTATTTGTGGGACCCGGTGGCCGGCCTTGCAAACTTTATGGCGGGCTACGGGGCGTACCCCAGCCTTTGGCTGAAAGATCCGGGCGGCCGGCTGGTGTATGGGGGCGTACAGCCGCAGGTCAAAACAGCACTTGCCTCACTTCAAAAGTTGTATGCCGGCGGTCAAATGGACCCTGAGTTTTCACTTCAGGATGGAGCCAAGGTCAAAAAGATCGTAGGTGCCGGAAAAATTGGTATTGTGTATGGAGAGCAGTGGGCTTCATTCTGGCTTCAATTAAGCCGGGAGCAGAATCCGCAGGCGCAGTGGCGTGCTTATCCCATCGTATCGGCTGCCGGAAGCAAAGCGAAGGTTCCTCTTCCTTTTGCGACTAACCAATTCTTTGCTGTGAAAAAGGAATATGAGCATCCGGAAGCACTGGTCAAAATGTTCAACCTGTATCTGAAAACAAACTGGGGCGAGGCAGCCGATTATAAAACATACTACAGCAATCCGTATGCGGTTTGGGGATTATCCCCCGTAACGCCTGCTCCCGGCCGCAAAAATCTCAATGCCTTTTACCAGCTGGAGCATGGCCGCCGGACGGGTGATTATTCGGGACTGTCGGATGAAGCGGAGTCCATAAAACGGATGATCGATATTTACCAGCGCGGAGGCGAGGATAAAGAAAGCGGCTGGGGATGGGAAAGGATTTATGGTCAGGAGGGTGTGTTTTCGGTGCTTGATCAATATATCCAAAACGATCAGCTGCTGTATGAGAGCTTTGTCGGCAGTCCGACGGAAACGATGCTTGAGAAGAACAGCCTTCTGATCAATATGCAGCTGGATACGTACATGGACATTATTTTAGGAAGCCCTCTGGATGAATTTGACCGGTTTACAGAGGAGTGGGAGCGGTTCGGAGGTACTGCATTGACCACAGAGGTCAACCGCTGGTATGAAGGACAATCCAGAAAGTCTGAGTGA
- a CDS encoding sugar ABC transporter permease, producing the protein MQVEAADRSVPVHSPAAKEPVWARNWREIKKSKHHYILMAPYMILFFMFTVIPVVFSMILSFFYFNMLEFPRFVGLQNYSRLLLGDDVFMIALKNTLMFAVITGPVSYIACFLFAWIINELSPKIRAFMTLVFYAPSIAGNVYFIWLIFFSGDAYGYLNGFLMKTGFILEPVQWLTNEQYILTIIIIVQLWLSLGTSFLAFIAGLQTVDHTLIEAGSIDGIKNRWQELWFITLPSMRPQLMFGAVMQITSSFAVADVAIALAGFPSVNYAAHTIVTHLMDYGTIRFEMGYASAIATVLFGLMLGANLLIQKLLRKVGE; encoded by the coding sequence ATGCAAGTGGAAGCCGCCGATCGGTCAGTACCGGTTCACAGCCCTGCAGCGAAGGAACCGGTATGGGCCCGAAACTGGAGGGAAATCAAGAAGAGCAAGCACCATTATATCCTGATGGCTCCGTACATGATCCTTTTTTTCATGTTCACCGTCATTCCGGTAGTCTTTTCCATGATACTTAGCTTCTTCTACTTTAACATGCTGGAGTTTCCGAGATTTGTCGGTCTGCAGAATTATTCCAGGCTGCTGCTCGGTGACGATGTATTTATGATTGCACTTAAGAATACGCTGATGTTCGCGGTAATTACCGGTCCGGTCAGCTATATCGCCTGTTTTCTGTTTGCCTGGATCATCAATGAACTGTCACCCAAAATACGCGCATTTATGACGCTGGTATTCTACGCGCCGTCCATTGCCGGAAATGTGTATTTCATTTGGCTGATCTTCTTCTCCGGTGATGCCTACGGCTATCTGAACGGTTTCCTGATGAAAACAGGATTCATTCTTGAACCGGTTCAGTGGCTGACCAATGAACAATACATTCTGACCATCATCATTATTGTACAGCTCTGGCTGAGTCTCGGCACCAGCTTTCTGGCCTTTATCGCGGGACTGCAGACGGTCGACCACACCCTGATCGAAGCCGGATCCATTGACGGTATAAAAAACCGCTGGCAGGAGCTGTGGTTCATCACGCTTCCTTCCATGCGGCCGCAGCTGATGTTCGGCGCTGTCATGCAGATTACGAGCTCTTTTGCCGTGGCTGATGTTGCCATTGCACTTGCAGGGTTTCCGAGTGTCAACTATGCGGCCCATACGATTGTGACCCATTTGATGGACTACGGTACGATCCGCTTTGAGATGGGTTATGCTTCGGCTATCGCGACGGTACTCTTTGGTCTGATGCTTGGGGCAAACCTGCTTATACAGAAACTGCTCAGAAAGGTGGGGGAGTGA
- a CDS encoding extracellular solute-binding protein translates to MNIRKRKYGIGIVVVIIACVLIAVAASAGDAPQKRIYAMNDFVPVTDNTAGDGYGEYRQAHSASGRPDKIIRIEGERYSRLDGEDFEVVSGYEGLEGQAVITPDTGSITWKAEIAEAGLYNARIHYFPVEGKSSSIERSLAINGKIPFAESGNLILYRLWGSREAEVGRDDRGNDLRPSQIEKPQWQLSPFTDSDGYYEEPYQFYFGQGEQEITLAAVREPLAIDYIELYQDGGVKPYAELAGTYESLGLKPAEGHYVVVQAEDAALKSSPTLYPLSDRSSPSVEPYDVSKIRINTIGGLNWKLPGQWIEWEIDVPEEGLYQIALKVKQDQLRGVFATRSLTIDGVIPFEEMKRIQFAFNMDWKMDVLGGEEPYLFHLTEGKHKLRMTVTLGDLAPLLQTIESSVLQLNEMYRKIMIITSNTPDAYRDYQLVKRIPDMVEVFKTQAETIRSVAEYLEKSTGERSDKVAVLYTLVHQLEEMIKDPETVPRRLTSFKTNVGGLGTWILTVREQPLTLDYLVVSSPGHTLPKAQSPALAKIKHEVGALFSSYTEDYDSIGNTTENQKSVTVWITTGRDQAQVLKSMIDETFTPDTDISVHLRLVPANILLPATLSGEGPDVAMQIGEDIPVNYAMRDSAADLTQFSDFGEISSRFRDSALEPYKYNGGIYALPEQQTFPMLFYRKDILQELGLTPPETWQDVYNMISVLQKHNMEFYLPIENPTNNATIVPNATFSMLLYQHDGSFYREEGQKSGLDSDISMEAFKKWTQFYTNYKFPLQADFPNRFRTGEMPIGIADYTIYNNLKVMAPEIKGLWDFTLVPGTELPDHSVNHKVASHTTGVLMLENADDKDSAWEFMKWWTDSSTQIMYGRQMEGLLGESARYPTANIEALEQLPWPVKDYNNLESQWQWVEGIPQIPGGYFTGRHLDNAFRKVVNGNENPREALSDYILYINDEIAIKRKEFNLPYSFGG, encoded by the coding sequence TTGAACATCAGAAAGAGGAAGTATGGCATAGGCATTGTTGTTGTAATCATTGCCTGCGTTCTTATTGCGGTCGCCGCCAGTGCGGGTGATGCCCCGCAGAAGCGGATCTACGCAATGAACGACTTTGTCCCGGTTACGGATAATACCGCCGGGGACGGCTATGGGGAATACAGGCAGGCCCATTCAGCGAGCGGGCGGCCGGACAAAATTATACGTATTGAAGGCGAACGTTATAGCCGTCTAGACGGTGAAGACTTTGAGGTCGTCAGCGGCTATGAGGGGCTTGAAGGACAGGCGGTAATTACACCGGACACGGGCAGCATCACTTGGAAGGCCGAGATTGCGGAAGCGGGGCTGTACAATGCACGGATTCACTACTTCCCGGTCGAAGGCAAGAGCTCTTCGATTGAAAGATCGCTGGCAATTAACGGGAAGATTCCCTTTGCGGAATCCGGGAATTTGATTCTTTACCGCTTATGGGGAAGCCGTGAGGCTGAAGTAGGGCGGGATGACCGCGGGAATGATCTGCGTCCTTCTCAGATTGAGAAGCCGCAGTGGCAGCTGTCCCCCTTCACTGATAGCGACGGTTATTATGAGGAGCCTTATCAGTTTTATTTCGGGCAAGGTGAACAAGAGATCACGCTCGCCGCGGTCAGAGAGCCGCTGGCCATTGATTATATTGAGCTGTATCAGGATGGGGGCGTCAAGCCTTATGCTGAGCTGGCAGGCACGTATGAGTCCCTTGGACTCAAACCGGCGGAAGGCCATTATGTAGTCGTTCAGGCAGAAGACGCTGCGCTGAAATCTTCCCCGACCTTGTACCCGCTTTCTGACAGGTCCAGTCCGTCAGTTGAGCCTTACGACGTCTCCAAAATCCGTATTAATACGATTGGCGGACTGAACTGGAAGCTTCCGGGGCAGTGGATCGAATGGGAAATTGATGTACCGGAAGAGGGATTGTACCAGATTGCGCTCAAAGTCAAGCAGGATCAGCTGCGGGGCGTGTTTGCTACAAGGAGCCTGACGATTGACGGTGTAATTCCGTTTGAGGAAATGAAGCGGATCCAGTTTGCCTTTAATATGGACTGGAAAATGGATGTGCTGGGCGGAGAGGAGCCTTATCTGTTCCATCTGACCGAGGGCAAGCACAAGCTCCGCATGACGGTGACGCTGGGTGATCTGGCCCCGCTTCTGCAGACGATCGAGTCCAGCGTGCTTCAATTGAATGAAATGTACCGGAAAATCATGATCATCACGTCGAATACACCGGATGCGTACCGCGATTATCAGCTGGTAAAGCGGATACCGGACATGGTTGAGGTGTTCAAGACCCAGGCCGAAACTATTCGCAGTGTCGCTGAGTACTTGGAGAAATCTACCGGAGAACGGAGCGACAAGGTAGCTGTGCTGTATACGCTGGTCCATCAGCTGGAGGAAATGATCAAGGACCCGGAGACAGTTCCGCGGCGTCTGACCTCCTTCAAGACGAATGTAGGCGGACTCGGAACCTGGATTCTTACGGTCCGCGAGCAGCCGCTTACGCTGGATTATCTGGTAGTGTCTTCACCGGGCCATACGCTGCCCAAGGCGCAATCGCCGGCCCTGGCCAAAATCAAGCATGAGGTCGGTGCCTTGTTCTCCTCCTATACAGAGGACTATGACAGCATCGGCAACACCACGGAGAATCAGAAATCCGTAACCGTCTGGATTACGACCGGACGGGATCAGGCCCAGGTACTCAAAAGTATGATTGACGAAACTTTTACGCCGGATACGGATATATCCGTCCATCTCCGGCTCGTGCCCGCGAACATTCTGCTGCCTGCGACCCTGTCCGGTGAAGGACCGGATGTCGCGATGCAGATTGGCGAGGATATTCCCGTCAATTACGCGATGCGTGACTCTGCCGCCGATCTGACCCAATTCTCAGATTTCGGGGAGATTTCTTCCAGATTCAGGGACAGTGCGCTGGAACCTTATAAATACAATGGCGGTATATATGCGCTGCCGGAGCAGCAGACGTTCCCGATGCTGTTCTACCGCAAGGATATATTGCAGGAGCTTGGCCTGACGCCTCCGGAGACCTGGCAGGATGTCTATAACATGATTTCGGTGCTGCAGAAGCACAACATGGAATTCTATCTTCCTATCGAGAATCCGACGAACAATGCGACGATTGTGCCGAATGCGACCTTCTCCATGCTGCTCTATCAGCATGACGGATCGTTCTACCGTGAAGAAGGCCAGAAGAGCGGACTGGATTCTGATATTTCCATGGAAGCGTTCAAGAAGTGGACGCAATTCTACACGAATTACAAATTCCCGCTTCAGGCGGACTTTCCGAACCGGTTCCGGACCGGCGAAATGCCGATTGGGATCGCAGATTATACCATTTACAACAATCTGAAGGTTATGGCACCGGAAATCAAGGGACTGTGGGATTTCACTCTGGTTCCGGGGACGGAGCTTCCGGACCATTCGGTCAATCATAAGGTAGCCAGCCATACGACCGGCGTTCTGATGCTGGAGAACGCGGATGACAAGGATTCCGCCTGGGAATTCATGAAGTGGTGGACGGACAGCAGCACCCAGATTATGTACGGCCGCCAGATGGAGGGCCTGCTCGGTGAATCGGCCAGATATCCGACGGCCAATATCGAAGCCCTGGAGCAGCTGCCATGGCCAGTCAAGGATTATAACAATCTGGAGAGCCAGTGGCAATGGGTTGAAGGCATTCCCCAGATTCCGGGCGGTTACTTCACAGGCCGGCATCTTGATAACGCTTTCCGCAAGGTGGTCAACGGCAATGAGAATCCCCGGGAAGCCCTGTCGGATTATATTCTGTATATCAATGATGAAATAGCGATCAAGCGCAAAGAGTTCAATTTGCCGTATTCGTTTGGGGGGTAG
- a CDS encoding response regulator, whose product MYRLLVVDDEEIITDTLHEVLTQFMPEKLDVCKAYSSREALVWMERTRIDMVLTDIRMPGMSGLELSENIRNLWPRCKIIFLTGYSEFDYAYQAIQMTGMRYVLKTEGYDKVVSTVEETLREIEQSRRVEALIAQSTEHMLALELTAQGGYFRHLLQDSRMFGKDTGMLEQDFSVLNIGLDPRAPVTLILGRPEYQGEASYTESSRKLTTARLIWDSYLAGKTQHVGIEDKYGGLLWFLQPASAELKDSEHQLKRYLEGTLELIQEACLEELQLPLAFTAGVPCSWDAVSAQYERLRQVQQIRAVSGSSVVWSGQSGTGETREELRISSRTDIIAAHLEAGRKEKLHESLNDTICYILQGHWDVNQVTEAYYTLALVFLSCINRWGLQKEQLGDYSKLMRLDEHASIAASFQYLSGAAAAILDARQSDEHNQASNAIERICHYIDNNLGEDLSLVRLAELNHFNPTYLSRFFKQEQGINLSDYIDECRVRRAMEMLKAEGVKIREVAAAVGYEAAHSFTRFFKKVTGMTPQEYRDTFTNY is encoded by the coding sequence ATGTATAGACTGCTCGTGGTGGATGACGAAGAGATTATTACAGACACCCTGCATGAAGTACTGACTCAATTTATGCCGGAGAAGCTGGATGTCTGCAAGGCGTATTCTTCCAGGGAAGCCTTGGTCTGGATGGAACGGACACGGATTGATATGGTGTTGACCGATATCCGGATGCCCGGCATGAGCGGCCTGGAGCTGTCGGAGAACATCAGGAACCTCTGGCCGAGGTGCAAAATTATTTTTTTGACCGGGTACAGCGAATTTGACTATGCCTATCAAGCCATTCAGATGACCGGAATGCGTTATGTCCTCAAAACAGAAGGATACGACAAAGTGGTGTCGACCGTTGAGGAGACGCTGCGGGAGATTGAGCAGAGCAGGAGAGTGGAAGCGCTTATCGCCCAGTCCACTGAACATATGCTTGCCTTGGAGTTAACGGCTCAGGGAGGATATTTCAGGCATCTTCTTCAGGACAGCCGGATGTTTGGAAAAGATACCGGGATGCTGGAGCAGGACTTCAGTGTTCTGAATATCGGGCTTGATCCCCGTGCGCCTGTGACCCTGATTCTGGGCCGTCCAGAGTATCAAGGGGAAGCAAGCTATACCGAATCGAGCCGAAAACTCACAACGGCCCGCCTGATCTGGGATTCTTATCTGGCAGGGAAAACACAGCATGTTGGAATAGAGGATAAATACGGGGGCCTGCTGTGGTTCCTTCAGCCGGCTTCAGCTGAATTGAAGGATTCAGAGCACCAGCTGAAGCGTTATCTGGAAGGGACACTGGAGCTTATCCAGGAAGCCTGCCTGGAGGAGCTTCAGCTGCCGCTCGCTTTTACTGCCGGTGTTCCCTGCTCCTGGGATGCTGTATCCGCACAATACGAACGGCTTCGTCAAGTGCAGCAGATCAGAGCCGTAAGCGGGTCTTCTGTCGTCTGGAGCGGACAGTCCGGGACAGGGGAGACGAGGGAGGAACTGCGGATCAGCTCCCGTACAGACATTATAGCTGCCCATCTAGAAGCAGGCCGCAAGGAGAAATTACATGAATCTTTGAATGATACCATTTGTTATATTCTGCAGGGTCATTGGGATGTCAACCAGGTGACGGAAGCTTATTATACGCTGGCACTTGTATTTCTGTCCTGTATCAACCGCTGGGGCTTACAGAAAGAACAATTAGGGGACTATAGCAAATTAATGAGGTTGGATGAGCATGCTTCCATTGCAGCTTCCTTTCAGTACTTGTCGGGTGCTGCCGCTGCTATCCTCGACGCCAGACAGTCTGATGAGCATAATCAGGCTTCAAATGCCATTGAACGGATCTGCCATTATATCGACAATAACCTTGGCGAGGACCTGTCTCTTGTCCGTCTGGCTGAACTGAATCACTTTAATCCGACCTATCTGTCCCGTTTTTTCAAGCAGGAACAAGGCATTAACCTGTCTGATTACATTGACGAGTGCCGGGTGCGCCGCGCAATGGAGATGCTAAAAGCGGAGGGGGTCAAAATCAGGGAAGTAGCGGCGGCGGTCGGTTATGAAGCAGCCCACTCCTTTACCCGTTTCTTCAAGAAAGTAACAGGCATGACACCTCAGGAGTACCGTGACACGTTCACGAATTATTAA
- a CDS encoding extracellular solute-binding protein, with the protein MLYKKLCTTLLSLTMVFTLAACSSGNSGSGGNAQGNTATPAPAEAAENSGNGNNGNTAGNNAAAEEDVEATPEMDFDMGGRTIKIVAWWDMTIPEDNPDNIQRKKNLDELMKKHNFKVEYVNIDFGEYQAKVTASLLAGEPIGDIVRLGKSYMIPALVKQDLLWPVDEYTKNARVFNQKTTNEYMQYNGRGYAFTENQANLVQGIFYNKTLMNKLGMKPLQEYVDEDTWNWDTFIQVAKDANKDTNNDGKLDTWGLANNGLMDQALYSNEATLTSGDKQTLDDPKTLESFGLVSRLATEKVSRPTEGGDWTEPAQFFRQGNTLMYAGALYELNGFKTDMQDYELSFVPFPKGPSATTYHSAEALYQALTIPKAVENPEQLMYIWEKINDIDSIYDYPDQGSYESVFTTEEDIENAKMVAPNMVVLDHNTFPNLPYYDIIGELTSGNSVSTVVEKYKAKVQAAIDEVYKK; encoded by the coding sequence ATGTTATACAAAAAGCTCTGTACAACGCTTCTCAGTTTGACAATGGTATTCACGCTTGCGGCCTGCAGCAGCGGTAATTCGGGAAGCGGCGGTAATGCCCAGGGCAACACTGCCACTCCGGCGCCGGCTGAAGCAGCAGAAAACAGCGGCAACGGAAACAACGGGAACACAGCTGGGAACAATGCCGCTGCGGAGGAGGATGTTGAAGCTACGCCTGAGATGGATTTTGATATGGGAGGCAGGACCATCAAGATTGTAGCCTGGTGGGATATGACGATCCCGGAGGATAATCCGGATAATATCCAGAGAAAAAAGAATCTGGATGAACTGATGAAAAAGCATAACTTCAAGGTTGAATATGTGAATATTGATTTCGGTGAGTACCAGGCGAAGGTAACTGCTTCCCTGCTGGCCGGGGAACCGATCGGAGATATTGTCCGTCTCGGGAAATCCTACATGATCCCGGCGCTCGTTAAACAGGATTTGCTCTGGCCGGTCGATGAATATACGAAGAATGCCCGGGTGTTCAATCAGAAAACGACTAATGAATACATGCAGTATAACGGCAGGGGCTATGCTTTCACCGAGAACCAGGCTAATCTGGTTCAGGGCATTTTCTACAACAAAACGCTGATGAACAAGCTGGGAATGAAACCGCTCCAGGAGTATGTCGATGAAGATACCTGGAACTGGGATACATTCATTCAGGTAGCCAAGGATGCCAACAAGGATACGAACAATGACGGCAAGCTGGATACTTGGGGACTCGCTAACAACGGTCTGATGGACCAGGCGCTTTATTCGAACGAAGCCACACTGACAAGCGGCGACAAGCAGACACTGGATGATCCGAAAACGCTTGAATCCTTTGGCCTGGTATCCCGCCTGGCTACAGAGAAGGTGTCCCGTCCGACTGAAGGCGGAGACTGGACCGAGCCTGCCCAATTCTTCCGCCAAGGCAACACATTGATGTATGCCGGTGCGCTGTATGAATTGAACGGCTTCAAGACCGATATGCAGGATTATGAGCTCAGCTTCGTTCCGTTCCCGAAAGGTCCGAGTGCAACTACCTATCACTCTGCCGAAGCGCTCTATCAGGCACTGACGATTCCGAAGGCCGTGGAGAATCCGGAACAGCTGATGTACATCTGGGAGAAGATTAATGATATCGACTCCATCTATGATTATCCTGACCAGGGTTCGTATGAGTCCGTCTTCACCACCGAGGAAGATATTGAAAACGCCAAAATGGTCGCTCCGAACATGGTGGTTCTTGACCATAATACGTTCCCGAATCTGCCGTACTACGACATTATCGGTGAACTGACCTCAGGCAATTCGGTATCGACTGTTGTCGAGAAATATAAGGCGAAGGTGCAGGCAGCCATTGACGAAGTTTATAAAAAATAA
- a CDS encoding helix-turn-helix domain-containing protein, whose product MDPNSDSSEALLHMLDWNQAGFCIHTTADNITDALYHVDNPAHILVLVNIKRLQSFGLQLCGLIRQKSRIPIILIGGGQDFNLARQALHYQVNDYLADPVQSSELLDSLSKLRRNLDAPLKDAVKAPQPHCQNSIIDMVKKYVQEELHQNISLKKISEALHFNCAYLGQKFKSEEQISFNEYLLQQRMEKAKHLLENTEMRIYEISREVGYSETDWFYKKFKEYTGTSANEYRKQTLITA is encoded by the coding sequence GTGGATCCTAATTCAGATTCATCGGAAGCCTTGCTGCATATGCTGGACTGGAATCAGGCCGGTTTTTGCATTCACACTACTGCGGATAATATTACTGACGCACTGTACCATGTTGACAATCCTGCCCATATTCTTGTTTTAGTAAATATAAAGCGCTTACAATCCTTCGGTCTGCAGTTATGCGGACTTATTCGCCAAAAAAGCCGCATCCCGATCATTTTGATTGGCGGAGGACAGGATTTCAATCTGGCCCGTCAGGCTCTGCACTATCAGGTAAACGATTACTTAGCGGATCCTGTACAGTCATCCGAACTGCTGGACAGTCTCTCTAAGCTCAGGCGTAATCTTGATGCACCGCTCAAAGACGCCGTAAAGGCTCCGCAGCCCCATTGTCAAAACTCTATTATTGATATGGTTAAAAAATATGTCCAGGAGGAGCTGCACCAGAATATCTCGCTGAAAAAGATCTCTGAAGCCCTGCACTTCAACTGTGCCTATCTGGGGCAAAAATTCAAAAGTGAAGAGCAGATCTCCTTCAATGAATACCTCCTCCAGCAGCGTATGGAGAAGGCCAAACATTTGCTGGAAAACACTGAAATGCGGATCTATGAAATCTCCAGGGAAGTCGGATACTCGGAAACCGACTGGTTCTACAAGAAGTTCAAGGAGTACACCGGAACAAGCGCCAATGAATACCGCAAGCAGACATTGATAACTGCATAG